Proteins from a single region of Bdellovibrio bacteriovorus:
- a CDS encoding RsmB/NOP family class I SAM-dependent RNA methyltransferase, which yields MISESHPFYLYFQKIYGERWPALFTALSKPEQQVARENILSPVPAGALRKWQSLPVKPELSGCYWLSPGSGFSPERNEDELLDVYVMDPASVMVARALDVQPGDRILDMCAAPGGKSLVMIEALREDGEIFCNDLSPERRERLKKVIQQYVPRNIRDRVWVTGKDGVQFGLKEPGSFDRVLLDAPCSGERHILENTTAQEEWSPRRTEHLASRQYSLLAGALLATKVGGRIVYSTCSISPAENDDVIRKLLKKKKSAVRLLEAPLGVGGERTEFGVAYMPDTCGFGPLYFSVIEKVEE from the coding sequence ATGATTTCGGAATCGCACCCTTTCTATCTTTATTTTCAAAAAATTTATGGTGAGCGTTGGCCTGCTTTGTTTACGGCTTTATCTAAGCCAGAACAACAGGTGGCGCGCGAAAATATTTTAAGTCCGGTACCCGCGGGGGCTTTGCGAAAATGGCAAAGTCTACCAGTGAAACCAGAGCTTTCTGGCTGTTATTGGTTGTCACCGGGTTCGGGTTTTTCCCCAGAGCGCAATGAAGACGAATTATTAGATGTCTATGTCATGGATCCGGCTTCGGTGATGGTGGCTCGCGCTTTAGATGTCCAACCTGGTGATCGGATTTTAGATATGTGTGCGGCGCCCGGTGGAAAAAGCTTGGTGATGATTGAAGCTTTGCGAGAGGACGGAGAGATCTTTTGCAATGATCTTTCGCCAGAGCGCCGCGAGCGTTTAAAAAAAGTCATTCAACAATATGTTCCGCGAAATATCCGTGATCGCGTGTGGGTGACCGGAAAAGATGGCGTGCAGTTTGGATTAAAAGAACCAGGTTCTTTTGATCGTGTTTTGCTCGATGCGCCTTGTTCGGGGGAGCGACATATTTTAGAAAACACGACGGCTCAAGAAGAGTGGAGTCCCCGTCGCACGGAACACTTGGCATCGCGGCAGTATTCGTTGCTGGCTGGAGCGTTGCTGGCCACGAAAGTCGGCGGCAGAATTGTTTATTCGACGTGTTCCATCAGTCCGGCTGAAAATGATGATGTCATTCGCAAGCTTTTGAAAAAGAAAAAGTCTGCGGTGCGCTTGTTGGAAGCACCGTTAGGTGTAGGCGGTGAGCGCACGGAGTTTGGCGTTGCTTATATGCCAGACACTTGTGGATTTGGTCCGCTGTATTTTTCCGTGATTGAAAAAGTGGAAGAGTAG
- a CDS encoding sensor histidine kinase: MKRFVRFPWRFFWKFFFYQLVIFNLLFIAVISTIDVRYRVRPWVYNEALLNFFVFSIMMAAFTSYRFTRPIQRLTLKALRISSKRIYGSLVDPQDDDLLEDELGDVSELDVALNHIHRKMKKRKSQYLQAQEESQAFMSAVAEGLISVSMDEKILYFNSQFAAQFLTSDQLQVPVLRLSEAIRSSDVLEGFSRAINDGKGNRFTVRLATLVDNAPRYFAVSVNPIRNAKTKEIYGVVGIFHDITDLKKVEQVRIDFVGNASHELRTPLTSIKGYVETLKEDVKTGHMDQAGKFLDIVSRNIDRLMDLVNDLLSLSTLESHPELRMEMIHPLQISEHIVSEMAVLAAEKNIAIRVIGEVPPFMADAGKVEQVLRNLVSNAIKFIPAGKTVQIRWESDGPKAVLLKVIDNGQGIPEEHLDRLFERFYRIDKGRTRDAGGTGLGLAIVKHIMQSHGGSVAVKSKLEQGSEFICTFPIK; this comes from the coding sequence ATGAAGCGATTTGTACGATTCCCATGGCGATTTTTCTGGAAGTTCTTCTTTTACCAGTTGGTGATTTTTAATCTTCTATTTATCGCCGTTATTTCGACGATCGACGTTCGTTATCGTGTTCGTCCGTGGGTTTATAACGAAGCTTTATTAAACTTCTTTGTTTTCAGTATCATGATGGCCGCGTTCACTTCGTACCGTTTTACGCGTCCGATTCAGCGTCTGACCTTAAAGGCTTTGCGTATTTCTTCAAAACGCATCTACGGAAGCTTGGTAGACCCTCAAGATGATGACCTTTTAGAAGACGAGCTGGGCGACGTGTCTGAATTGGATGTGGCGCTCAATCACATCCACCGCAAAATGAAAAAGCGCAAGTCGCAGTATCTGCAGGCCCAAGAAGAATCCCAAGCCTTTATGAGTGCCGTGGCGGAAGGCCTTATCAGCGTCAGCATGGATGAAAAGATTCTTTATTTTAACTCGCAGTTTGCCGCTCAGTTTTTAACAAGTGATCAACTGCAAGTGCCGGTTTTACGTTTAAGTGAAGCCATTCGCTCTTCGGATGTTTTAGAAGGCTTTAGTCGCGCGATCAATGACGGCAAAGGAAATCGTTTCACCGTGCGGTTAGCGACTTTGGTGGACAATGCTCCAAGGTATTTTGCGGTGTCGGTAAATCCGATTCGTAATGCCAAAACCAAAGAGATTTATGGCGTCGTAGGTATTTTCCATGACATCACGGATCTTAAAAAAGTGGAACAAGTGCGCATTGATTTTGTCGGCAATGCCTCTCATGAGTTACGCACGCCACTGACTTCGATCAAGGGTTACGTTGAAACTTTGAAAGAAGATGTTAAGACCGGGCACATGGATCAAGCCGGGAAGTTCTTAGATATTGTTTCCCGCAACATTGATCGTTTGATGGATTTAGTGAATGACCTACTGTCCTTGAGCACTTTGGAGTCTCACCCTGAGTTGCGTATGGAAATGATTCATCCGTTACAAATTTCTGAACATATTGTTTCTGAAATGGCTGTGTTGGCCGCAGAAAAAAATATCGCCATTCGGGTGATCGGGGAAGTGCCGCCGTTTATGGCTGATGCCGGTAAGGTGGAACAGGTTCTTCGTAATCTTGTTTCGAATGCGATCAAGTTTATTCCGGCAGGAAAAACTGTGCAAATTCGTTGGGAAAGCGATGGTCCCAAAGCTGTCTTGTTGAAGGTGATCGACAACGGCCAAGGGATTCCCGAAGAACACTTGGATCGTCTGTTTGAAAGATTTTACCGTATCGATAAAGGGCGCACTCGTGATGCGGGCGGTACGGGCCTGGGATTGGCTATTGTGAAGCATATTATGCAAAGCCATGGCGGTTCGGTAGCGGTTAAAAGCAAGCTAGAACAAGGCAGCGAATTCATCTGTACCTTCCCAATAAAATAG